Proteins from one Pseudarthrobacter sp. BIM B-2242 genomic window:
- a CDS encoding ROK family glucokinase → MYATSPGEPAGPPPPSAPWRRRPRPARPQPRRRERFREHLRLGRKGLAIGIDIGGTKVAAGVVDADGRILSESRRSTPGSDPRAVEQVIVELVEELGASHRIRSVGIGAAGWMDLDGGTVLFSPHLAWRNEPLRANLQRLLRRPILLANDADAAAWAEWRFGAGQGEDRLVCITLGTGIGGAMVMDGRLERGRFGVAGEFGHQIIMPGGHRCECGNRGCWEQYASGNALGREARILAAANSPVAQELLASVGGRTDRITGAVVTELALAGDAACRELLDEVGEWLGLGLANLAAALDPGLFVIGGGLCSAGDLLVEPARKAFARNLTGRGFRPAAGIELAALGPNAGLIGAADLSRVSSRMQS, encoded by the coding sequence ATGTATGCAACGTCCCCCGGTGAGCCTGCCGGTCCGCCCCCGCCTTCGGCGCCTTGGCGGCGCCGGCCCCGGCCCGCACGCCCGCAGCCCCGGCGGAGAGAACGCTTCCGTGAACATCTTCGGCTCGGGCGGAAGGGGCTGGCGATCGGGATCGACATCGGCGGCACGAAGGTGGCCGCCGGGGTAGTCGATGCCGACGGCAGGATCCTCAGCGAATCGCGCCGGTCCACCCCCGGCAGCGACCCGCGGGCCGTGGAGCAGGTCATCGTTGAACTCGTGGAGGAGCTTGGCGCCAGCCACCGGATCCGCTCCGTAGGCATCGGGGCAGCCGGCTGGATGGACCTGGACGGCGGAACGGTGCTCTTCAGCCCCCACCTTGCGTGGCGCAACGAGCCCCTGCGGGCCAACCTGCAGCGCCTGCTGCGCAGGCCCATCCTCCTGGCGAACGACGCCGATGCCGCAGCCTGGGCGGAATGGCGCTTTGGCGCGGGGCAAGGTGAGGACCGGCTGGTGTGCATCACCCTCGGCACCGGCATCGGTGGCGCGATGGTGATGGACGGCCGGCTGGAGCGGGGCCGGTTTGGCGTGGCCGGCGAATTCGGCCACCAGATCATCATGCCGGGCGGACACCGGTGTGAATGCGGCAACCGCGGCTGCTGGGAGCAGTACGCCTCCGGCAACGCGCTGGGCCGCGAGGCGAGGATCCTGGCGGCGGCCAATTCCCCGGTGGCGCAGGAACTGCTGGCCAGCGTGGGCGGCAGGACGGACCGGATCACCGGGGCGGTTGTCACCGAGCTGGCACTGGCAGGCGACGCTGCGTGCCGCGAACTCCTCGACGAAGTGGGGGAATGGCTGGGCCTTGGACTGGCAAACCTGGCGGCCGCGCTGGACCCGGGCCTCTTTGTGATCGGCGGCGGACTCTGCTCTGCCGGAGATTTGCTGGTGGAACCCGCCCGCAAGGCCTTCGCCCGGAACCTGACCGGCCGTGGCTTTCGCCCGGCCGCCG